The Bernardetia sp. genome has a segment encoding these proteins:
- the bshB1 gene encoding bacillithiol biosynthesis deacetylase BshB1 — MNNKDIKLDILALAAHPDDVELSCSGTLLAAIAQGKKVGIIDFTRGELGSRGSAEIRDMEAKKSGEILGLSVRENLAFRDGFFYDDNEHRMKVIQAIRRFRPEIVLINAPSDRHPDHGKGAELQKTSCFLSGLIKIETEWEGEKQKHWRPKHVYHYIQSNMLPPDFVVDITPFWEQKMKSVMAFESQFHNSNYQSNEEETFISSPRFVQFLEARAKEFGHAIQVDYGEGFIKTAQLGVKDITDLI; from the coding sequence ATGAACAATAAAGACATAAAATTAGATATTCTTGCGTTGGCTGCCCACCCAGACGACGTAGAACTTAGCTGTTCGGGAACACTTTTAGCAGCCATAGCCCAAGGAAAAAAAGTAGGAATTATAGATTTCACACGAGGAGAGCTAGGCTCAAGAGGAAGTGCAGAAATTCGTGATATGGAAGCCAAAAAATCTGGCGAAATCTTGGGTCTTTCTGTACGAGAAAACTTAGCTTTCAGAGATGGCTTTTTTTATGATGACAACGAGCATCGTATGAAAGTCATCCAAGCCATCAGAAGATTCAGACCAGAAATAGTTTTGATAAATGCACCTTCTGACAGACATCCAGACCACGGAAAAGGGGCAGAACTTCAAAAAACCTCTTGTTTCCTTAGTGGACTTATTAAAATAGAAACTGAATGGGAAGGCGAAAAACAGAAACATTGGCGACCAAAACACGTCTATCACTACATTCAAAGTAATATGCTACCACCCGATTTTGTAGTAGATATTACGCCATTTTGGGAACAAAAAATGAAATCTGTAATGGCATTCGAATCGCAGTTTCATAACTCAAATTACCAATCAAATGAAGAAGAAACCTTTATTTCTTCGCCTCGCTTTGTGCAGTTTTTAGAAGCGAGAGCAAAAGAGTTCGGACACGCTATTCAAGTAGATTATGGAGAAGGCTTTATCAAGACAGCACAACTTGGCGTAAAAGACATTACAGATTTGATTTGA
- a CDS encoding MATE family efflux transporter — protein MKNYLFYFKKHIRLSSPIVLGQITTVLIALSDTIMVGNYDAVALASAAFANSSIFTFATFGIGLSYGLKPPVANAYAAQNYDLCAKYLKNGMVLYALVSTLMWLGFEMAVPLLSYLDQPPSVVILAIPYYRLVALSIIPWFLFLALQQFSEALTKTKVPMSVNILACVINVVLNYLFIFGKFGFPELGLVGAGVATLVSRIVMLVVMLIIIFALPFFRQFIDFKFSFSVFSKEIFKKLLKIGVPIGMQMVFESGAFGVAAIMTGWISKEALAAHQIALNIAFTTFMVAVGISQGTTVAIANLVGKNNLSEIKITGRSAVYLIVIFMAVMAGLIFLFRGEIPLWYIDETEENVAQIVEITMQLLIIVAVFQLTDGIQVVSAGNLRGLEDIKIPTAISLFAYWIIGIGGGYILAFVLGLGVTGIWWGLCLGLITSSILLTWRFERKNF, from the coding sequence ATGAAAAACTACCTCTTCTACTTCAAAAAACATATTCGCCTTTCCTCTCCAATTGTCTTGGGACAAATTACAACTGTTCTGATTGCCCTTTCAGATACCATAATGGTAGGAAATTATGATGCTGTTGCTTTGGCTTCTGCAGCTTTTGCCAATAGCTCTATTTTTACTTTTGCTACTTTTGGAATTGGTCTTTCGTATGGACTCAAACCTCCAGTTGCTAATGCCTACGCAGCTCAAAACTATGATTTGTGTGCTAAATATTTAAAAAACGGAATGGTCTTGTATGCGCTTGTCAGTACGCTAATGTGGCTAGGTTTTGAAATGGCTGTACCGTTGCTCTCTTATCTTGACCAGCCTCCTTCTGTCGTTATTTTGGCAATTCCGTATTATCGTTTGGTGGCTCTTTCTATTATTCCTTGGTTTTTATTTTTGGCATTGCAGCAGTTTTCAGAAGCCCTTACCAAGACGAAAGTTCCGATGAGTGTCAATATTTTGGCATGTGTAATTAATGTTGTTTTGAATTACCTTTTCATTTTTGGAAAATTTGGCTTCCCAGAACTTGGACTTGTAGGAGCAGGAGTAGCCACACTTGTTTCACGTATTGTGATGCTTGTGGTAATGCTTATTATTATTTTTGCTTTGCCTTTTTTTAGACAGTTTATTGATTTCAAGTTTTCATTTTCTGTATTTTCTAAAGAAATTTTTAAAAAACTATTGAAAATTGGAGTTCCTATCGGAATGCAGATGGTTTTTGAGAGTGGAGCATTTGGAGTAGCTGCAATTATGACAGGTTGGATTTCTAAAGAAGCTCTAGCAGCACATCAGATTGCACTCAACATTGCCTTTACAACCTTTATGGTTGCTGTCGGAATTTCACAAGGAACAACCGTAGCGATAGCCAATTTGGTAGGAAAAAATAATCTTTCAGAAATAAAAATTACGGGTAGAAGTGCTGTTTATCTGATAGTGATTTTTATGGCAGTCATGGCAGGATTGATATTTTTATTTAGAGGAGAAATTCCACTTTGGTATATAGACGAAACAGAAGAAAACGTAGCACAAATCGTAGAAATTACGATGCAACTCTTGATTATTGTTGCTGTTTTTCAACTAACAGATGGCATACAAGTAGTTTCGGCTGGAAATCTTAGAGGACTAGAAGATATTAAAATTCCGACAGCCATTAGCTTATTTGCTTACTGGATTATCGGAATTGGAGGAGGATATATTTTAGCTTTTGTTTTAGGACTGGGAGTTACTGGTATTTGGTGGGGACTGTGTTTGGGTCTGATTACTTCATCTATTTTGCTAACGTGGCGTTTTGAACGAAAAAATTTTTAA